The genome window TTTCTGGGCTTGCCGCCGTTGCTGCTGCAAGTTTTGCCCCTTTTATTTTTAATGCAGACCCATCGTTACTCGACTTAGATGATTTCTCGTCAATGCACTCCCAGCTCGATTTGGATCGAACCTATCAGCAAGAGTCATTTATTCGATGGAAAGCCCTGCGCCAGACAGAAGACGCTCGCTTTATTGGATTAACGTTACCCTATTTATATTTGCGTAAAACTTATAGACCCAGCCGGTTTAGAAACGATGGCTTTGTCTATCGTGAAGGGATAAAAAAACGCAGCGATTATCTGAAAGTGGGGGCTATTTTTGCACTGGGCGCTGTGATGGCTCGTTGTTTTTCGAATACAGGATGGCTAGCTGAAATTACCGGTAAACGCTATTTTGGTGGAGGCGTGGTGCCGGGGTTTATATCCCACGATTCTGACATTGATGGCCAGTCTCATATCGCGGCTGAGGTTATGATCCCTGATGCGTTAGAGCGCTCGTTATCGGATCATGGGTTTATTCCTGTTTGTTACTCAGTCAATAGCGCTAGTGGTTTGTTCTATAGTGCATCGTCGATCCAAAGCCCACTTTATTACAACACGGCACAAGCACGCGTAAATGCTCGTTACTCTTCTATGTTGCAGTATGTGCTTTGTACTTCGCGGTTTGCGCACTATATGAAAGTTATTGTAAGAGACCAAGTGGGGGCATTCTCGACCACTGAGGAATGTCGTCAGTTCCTACAAACTTGGATTATGAATTATGTGATGTCAACGGATGAGGCAAGTGACGTTCTGTTGGCTCAATACCCGTTGCGTGAGGCGCGTGTTAGTGTCAGAGAGCAAGCGGGAGGCAGTGGGTCTTACACTTGTGTGGCGCATTTAAAGCCGCACTTTCAATTGGAATCTATAGAAACATCGATTCAGTTCAGCGCTGAAGTCGTATCAAACAGGGTGACAGGGTAGATATGGATATCAAAGGTATTGGTGAGTTATATAAAGCAGGCGATTTACAGGCAGCGCTTGTGCATTCCAAAGCATTTGTTAGAGATAATCCAGAAAATGGTGAAGGGAGAGGGCTGTTACTGCAGTTGTATCTTTTTGCGGGGGAGCTCGATAAAGCTAAAAAGCAGCTAGAGTTTTTAGAGTTTCAAAAGAAGGATGACCTGCCTTCTTATATGACGTTAAAAGTCATCGGTGAAATGATTGATTGTGAAATTCAGCGCCATGCTTTCTATAAGAAAGCCAGTAGTGAAGTGCCTGCATTATTTGATGATGAGATCGATTTACTATCAGACGCGTATGCGTTGGTAACTAATGCTCAAAACGGTTCGTTAACGCCAGAGAAGGCTGAAGCTATAACTGGCCAGCGTCCTCTGTTACCTGTTTTGTGTCAGCTACAAGATGATGAGATTCGTGGCGAGCTTGCAGAGCCTGATGATTTAACCGCATTTGGCCTAGAAGTGTTTTCTGCACGCAAAGGGTATGCCTGGGTCGCTTGGAAAAATATCGCATCTATCGAGTTCCATCCCTACGAAAAACCAATGGATCTGATGTATCGCCGAGCCGTTATAAAACGTAAAGGAGATACAGAGGAGACGCCTCCATTACAGGCTTATGTCCCCGCTATCTATGCTAATACTTCACGTGATGATGTTGCTGCGTGCATGGGAAGGACAACTGATTGGCTTGCAAATGATGAGACCGGGCTGGTTTCTGGTTCAGGTCAAAAGTGTTTGTTAGTGGGTGATCAACTCGTTCCGCTATTGCAGATCGGTACACTCACAGCTCTTGAACTGTCATAAAACAGGTGGGCCGTATGGTTGATACTGAGCATTTTCAATCGTCCTTTATGCAGCAGGTATTGGACTATGAACCGGATAAACAATCGGATCGGTATGATAACCCTGCGGCACGCTATCGCGCCTACAAAGAGTCGGTAATGCGCGACCTAGAAAACTTACTGAACAACCGAAGTCGCTTAAATAGTGCTGAATTGTTAGAAGCCGGTGAGCTTTTATTAACGTATGGGGTCACTGATTTTGCGCATATCAACATAGCTGCCCTCAGTGGTCGGGAAGCGCTGCGACGAAAAATTCTCGATGCGATTCGTACAAATGAGCCTCGTTTGAGTGATATCCGTGTTGCGTTGTTGGATAAGCAGGACGACCCAAACCGTCTTGGGTTTAGAATTGAAGCAAAGCTACGCGTTTATACCGATGCGGAGCCGGTAATTATCAGTGCCTCATTTGAGCCTGCCCGCAAACAGTTTAACTTTCAGTCTGAAGTGCGATGAAACAGTCATTAGTCGATTATTATCAGCGTGAGCTGAATTACTTAAAACGTCGCGGTGAAGCGTTTGCCGATGAATATCCTAAAATAGCTGCCAGACTTCAGGTTAATGATGACCTTGCGCGAGACCCGCATGTCGAAAGGATCATTCAAGGGGTAGCCTTCTTAAACGCACGGATTCGTAAAAAGATAGAAGATGACTTTCCTCAGCTGTGCCAAAGCGTGCTGGATGTTATGTATCCGCATTATTTGCGGCCTTTACCGAGCTATTCGATTGTAAGTTTTGAGCCTGAAAAGGACCTCACCTCTCGGGCGAGAGTCAAGCAAGGTTCTGTTATTGAAGCTGATGTGG of Neptunomonas phycophila contains these proteins:
- the tssC gene encoding type VI secretion system contractile sheath large subunit; translated protein: MELLDHPLGSDANLNECVWIHDLVDYFGADSLRTQHPRLTVLSLLNREIARIDQLLEQQVDAILHHPQFQALESTWMGCQYLLEQTSFAQQVKVKLLDVTWDELARDITRAIEIDHSEIFHKVYSREFGMAGGEPFGAMLCNYAIGLTPKRSGRDDLSVLSGLAAVAAASFAPFIFNADPSLLDLDDFSSMHSQLDLDRTYQQESFIRWKALRQTEDARFIGLTLPYLYLRKTYRPSRFRNDGFVYREGIKKRSDYLKVGAIFALGAVMARCFSNTGWLAEITGKRYFGGGVVPGFISHDSDIDGQSHIAAEVMIPDALERSLSDHGFIPVCYSVNSASGLFYSASSIQSPLYYNTAQARVNARYSSMLQYVLCTSRFAHYMKVIVRDQVGAFSTTEECRQFLQTWIMNYVMSTDEASDVLLAQYPLREARVSVREQAGGSGSYTCVAHLKPHFQLESIETSIQFSAEVVSNRVTG
- a CDS encoding type VI secretion system accessory protein TagJ, which encodes MDIKGIGELYKAGDLQAALVHSKAFVRDNPENGEGRGLLLQLYLFAGELDKAKKQLEFLEFQKKDDLPSYMTLKVIGEMIDCEIQRHAFYKKASSEVPALFDDEIDLLSDAYALVTNAQNGSLTPEKAEAITGQRPLLPVLCQLQDDEIRGELAEPDDLTAFGLEVFSARKGYAWVAWKNIASIEFHPYEKPMDLMYRRAVIKRKGDTEETPPLQAYVPAIYANTSRDDVAACMGRTTDWLANDETGLVSGSGQKCLLVGDQLVPLLQIGTLTALELS
- the tssE gene encoding type VI secretion system baseplate subunit TssE, which produces MVDTEHFQSSFMQQVLDYEPDKQSDRYDNPAARYRAYKESVMRDLENLLNNRSRLNSAELLEAGELLLTYGVTDFAHINIAALSGREALRRKILDAIRTNEPRLSDIRVALLDKQDDPNRLGFRIEAKLRVYTDAEPVIISASFEPARKQFNFQSEVR